The DNA region attgcagaaaaaacacaaaaacaatcataagatcctggatggactgatcagtgtgatcaatattatttaactttaagaacCACTTAGTCAATGATAAAACGgctatttattgataatttaacaatttaatgggttttatcaacacattctggcacaaccggccctttaagaacatttagattttagatttggcccaaaatgaaaatgagtttgatgctcctgatttaaatcaataattctttattattgATGATCAACACTTTTTTCCTATCAACTAGTTCTAGTActatttcatcaatatcaagTAATTGAtgatcttgctgaaaagttacatgtaagttGATTATCTTATTTCAAATAAGACAATTTGTTGttcagtagaaactagacaaaaaacacttggtaagattagttttttgcagtgcaacagAAGGTACAAGTTTTCTATCATTGTCATGTGACGTTTATAAATCCTGTCttaataactttaaattaagaatAAACCAATTTACTGGCCAGCCCATTTATCAGCGATACTTTCCGATAGTTGCATGTGAAGCCGGTCTCATCTACTTCAGCAAAGGTCTACAAATCAACCACTCTCCTCCCCGaacgtttacagttaacaatagtaACTCTGTTGttaccaactcagtgactttcttgctatatttagcaacattttagacAGAAAAATTGGTATTGGGGAAAATCTGGATCGGCTTTTCAAAGATCGGCGATCGGTCAGTAAACTGCAGTCGGTGCACCGCTACTTTAAATGGTTCCCAACTCAACtcttcatgtttgtgtttctccagCGACGGCCATAGTGAAAGTCAATCTGCCCCGCGGCGTGTCAGACACCGAGATCATCACGCCCAACTATCCCAAAGATTTCCCGGATGACGAGCAGATCCTGTGGGAGTTCAGCATTCCCGGCATGCACAACTACTCAGTTCAGTTCAGCGAACACTCGGCCCCAGAGTGTCTGAACGAAGgcgaggtggtggtggtggagtaTCAGAAGGAGGGCATGAAGCCGACCAGAACGGCTCTGACGGATCCGCAGCCTCAGCACCAGCAGGGCGGGTTTAATTTGACTCTGAAGaactgcaaaacaaaccaaacactgCCGGGACTCAGCCTGCGCTACACAGTCTCTGTGATAAGAAGTGGCCATCCAGGTGAGATCTGGGAGCAATCTGACTTGGATCATCATGTTTGGTCAAGTTTAAAATCTGACgcctgctttttgttttcttctagtTCTCTGTACGGTGGATTtaaccaaacaggaagtgtctgTGCAGATTGAGAAGGTGGGCTCTGACCCTCTCTGTGAGATGAGAAAGGACTCTGTGGAGACAAAGACGATAAATGTGGCAAAAGGAGAAACGGCCAAACTCTCCTTCCTTGACTGTCCAAGTGAGGACCTTCGCCTGACTGCGAGCAAAGTcattggtaaaaaaataataatcaatttcTAAAGTTTAGGAAGAGCTTTTTGCTTTCGGTCACTGCAAAAGATACaaatagataaaatatatttttcaaaagtacCAGTTAATCTAGCAGGTTAATTCATAACAAGCTTATTTCTCTGTTCAAAAAGGAAATaatgaagtttatttatttagcacattTACAACAGAATCAactgaccaaagtgcttcacaaaacAAGCATCACAGgtagataaatgataaaattaaaattaagtttactaaaaataataacaattataAAATTGGCAAAAATACCAAAAGCTAATAATATGATTAATAAACAGAGCAATACTTAATTTTAACTGCAGCAATTTTCTTCCATCCTTTACCCGTTGTCTCTCTAACTGGTGttgaagaaaaaaggaaataatgaccttgttgttattaaaaatgtataaataattgtaGAGTTAAGGATGAGAATGTGGATTAAGGTGTCCTTCAGTGTGGGAATAATTTAAGAGTTTATCTGGGCGATGAATATGAGAAAATCAgaagattttgtattttctacctgtttttattcacacaaattatgtaaaattacatGTCATGGAGcatgattatttgttttaacattattttttctcagtttttactTCTTGTCATACTTTTTCCCTATGTTAGAAGTGGAACTAGCACTTCTTCAtaaattttaaagaattattgatttaaaacaagctcatatactGTATCTTGCTCAAACgtaatttttaagtaaaatttgTCTTATAAAGAtctttgcactagaaactagaccagaaatacttgataatattttgtgtttttgcagtgcaatacttaaaatgaacagaaattaaTGCTTTAAGTAGATAATTTGGTGTGTAGTGATGTGTTTTACGTTAATTAAATAAGACTTTACTGTTTAAGAAAGGCATAGATTAAAACAACATCTGTCTCTCTGGATATTTGCTGCAAGTTATTCTCTtgaacagattttcttccttcTCATTGCAGCTTGTGCAGATGCATCGTTGTGCACTTCGACGCCCCTCTCTCTTCCCACGTTGGATTCCTGCCTGCCGATCCCCCTCCACAGCTTTTCGTGGCTCTTCACCATCCCACATGAAGCCACGCTGGACCTGGTGTCGCCCACAGGGAGCCTCCGGCAGTCTCTGCCCGGGCAGGAGTGCGATCCGTCGTCTGTGCTGAGCGTCGCCGAGAACGACGGCTCTTTTATCGGAGACTTCTGCTCCAATGGTGTGATCCAGAAACTCCAAGTTCACTCCAACATCTCCATCACAGCTACGCCGCGAGACGTCAGGTCTAATGAGCCTTTGCTCAATGTCAGCGTCAGTCCGGAGATCAAAGGTGAAATAATTTATGCTCTAGGAAtgaaatgtctgtaaatatattgATCCTGCCTTGGAAACATCTTTACAGGAGATGTACATTAATTGTTCTCCTGTTAAAAAGGTgtgaaaaacttaaaatgtatttgtttttatgggGGCTCACACTGAGGAAAATCCAGCTTTCCATTATTTCAATGGAGGAAATAAACTACAGTGGCATATtaagacaggaaaaaaaggaggaatacatttctgccaaaaaagctcacattttcagattaatttctGGAATTTTCTGGAATAAAATTTGGGAATTGGTGAGctttaaagtcaaaaatatgcttgaaaaaaaaaatctgaaattttaagATCTATCTCTTGAAagaatttggaaatgtttgagtttggATAGTGGAAAGTAGTCAActtttaaaagtcagaaaattgataaaagtcaaattttcagCTTTCCAAATTTGGAAAACtcctagttttttttcttggaaatttcagagtttggaaaatggaaaattgtCAATTTATGAACATCAGGAAATTTATACAAATCAAATTTTCGGCTTTCaaacctaaaatgtttttttttttttttttaatttccaaaaatTTAACAGTTAATGTTCAGCTTTCCAAacttagaaaatatatattttttcaaggaAGTtgtttcttgcaaatttttgactttggagctcagaaattttctagttttttttcctgagattaattaaaaatttctGCGCTTTCTGGtggaaatgtagtttttttatttacttttttttcttctatccATAATGGTCCAAATACATTGTCATAATAAACCTACCTTAAGggggaatttttaaaaaacaacataagtGGTAGGTCAATTATTGGTACCATTTCAAGCACACAGAACAACATAAAAGTACGTAGACAATATTAAAAAGATAAGTGCTAATTTTTTTACACTAACATGATATAGAGCTGTCTTTACAACTTGCATGAAGCAGTTGAGCTACAGGAATGTAGATTGTTTTGAGTCACTATCATTTGCCGTTTTTCAACACCTGAACGAAACAAGTTAAAACTTGTTCACTGGCTGCTTCTCATGTTCTGGCTGAACCAAAAAGGGATGGAAGAAGTGGTTTTAGTTCAGAAGCAAAACATCCATAATTATTTCCAGTTCTTCTTACGTTCATatctaagaaataaaatataaaatggtgattttatctttaaattttggttttgatttattttatttcttggcATTTTGAATCTTATTAATAATGGAATAAAGGTATTTGTAATTTAGGAAAATATATGTTAGAATCTGTaaaacatagtttttattttcccattccCTCCAGCCTCCACACGGGGGCAGTATTGTCTGTTATTTTAGAGAAGCTCATTCTGCATGATTTCCATTTCTTCTTCAGAAGCCATCATCTACAGGATCAGCCCTAATTTAATGTTTCCCACCATACTGGCCACCCCAAACTGGCCTAATGGAATGAAGCCCCATTCCTCTGTCTCTTGGGTCGTGGACCTTCCCTGGATGTACCACGCGCTCATCAAGTTTGTCATCAGTGGACTCGAATGCGAAAAAGGCCACGCCAGGATCAATATGAAGCACCAGGAAGGAGGGAATGATCTCCTTGACATCGACGAGAGCGAAAAGATGAGGACAGAAAACATGACGGCCCATCAGAGCTTCTACCTGAACATGACCAACTGCCAACCAGAAGGCCGCGACCAGTTTGATGTCAAAGCCACGATTGTTCTTGAGAAAAAGACCAGTAAGGAATCACACTGGTGATTGATTCAAGACAGTTCAAAAACACAGATccaatatgtttttgtttttttctccacagatcTGTTAGCCATCCTTATTGGTTTAGTCGGGGCTGTCCTGCTTCTGCTCCTGATATTGGCTATTGTATGTGTAGTAGTAAGGTAAGCAGCATGTTTTGTCTGGTAGGACATTTTTATTAGTGTTTGAAGGGGAAGTAAAATTCAGAAACTTTGCTTTTGGCTTTTGATCAATAACTTCAACTCCTCTGTTTGcttttgccaatcctggtgtcaATATACCCCTAAATGCAGTGAGTGCAAATTAGAACATCATcagcattcttgttggttgtgcaggaggctctacttctgcttttcaaagatgaatGGTTGCATAATTGTGCAGTCATTTTAAACTGTGAGTGTAAGCATTGAGTTGAGGTtttgtggccagcagcagcttatttggatttaaagtgacaggacgcTCTAAAGCAGCTCGATCTGAAAGGAGGTTGAACTAGGCAGAACTGaaaagactaaaatctcattatctaagaatgatttcatgcaaaaaaggtaataaacatgttttggaTGGCCCATAGACATATCCGAACCTTGTTCAGGGAGGCATAATAAATCATCTTTAAAGATGTTAGTGttatatttcatgtttcttttcctacagaaaaaagaaatctaaaatgaaCAGCCAAAACTCCATCTACATGGGGAAGGGAAACATCTTCCGTCCAAACGACAGGCACTTCGTCAAAACCCGGGCCGACAACGACTCCCACGTCTACGACTACATAGACGAGACCATGGTCTACGGTCACCTCCTTAACGACAGCGAGAGTCTCCCAAACGGGATGCAGGTGGACTCCTATCAGACCTTCACGGGTCCCACTGACAGGACGCTGCCGGTTGTCAAGGAACCCGACCCAGAGCCGGAGAAGGGGCAGTACCAGTCCTTCCTGAGCCCCTCTGACACTTTCATGCCACCCCGTCCGCGCACTCCCATCGAGCGGCAGGACAGCCTGGGCTTCCAGGACCGCCGGATGATGGATAACGAACTCTACACGTTCAAAAGCACGGGAGACATGAACACGATCCGTCTGTCCGGCGTGGATATGGAGCCGCAGCCGTCAATAATGGAGGAGAGCTTGTAGCGTGAAAGGACTCCATATTAAGAATCttattgacctttgacctaTCCGAAGGGCTCTAAGGTTTGAAGAGCCTTGTTCCTGCGGGAATAGTTTTGGGAATCGGACGCACTCTCTCGGATTTGATGAAGAGGGTTAAAGCTGCAGACTTGGaagctaaaaactaaaatctgtgACTtcttggactgttttttttgtggttattttgatgagaaacagcaaaaataatttcagaatctttgtaaaatatttttctacacttatttcagttttgcctatgatgtcttctttttttttttttttaaagtgtgaattttaaaaataagggAGACAAACTAATGTACCATTGCTGATGTACAGGGAAAAAATGTGatccaaaattaaaataaaaactacagaaCACTTAGGAAGAATTTCTGAACATTACTttaaatattatgtattttgcaGGAACATCTCTCCGTACTTTTTGTTGCCCCTTTCGAGGCACAATTTCTAGTTTCAATAAAACCgcttcttcatttttattttttaagtctgtTTGTCATTTCAGATTATTAAAACCACTCAGCAATTtgatgtttgttcttttttgtgtgtgtaaaattAGGGATGTTTGAGCTTTAGTGCCAATAAATTTGTCATATATTGAAACGCCTCAATCTGACaccattgttttttgtttttttaaataaagtacatAAAATACCATATTTTCCGCACAGTAGGGCGCACTGGATTATAAGGTGCACTGTTAATGAATGGTCTAGGTTCgatctttttttatgtataaagCGCATCGGACTATAAGGCGCATTAATcgaaacaaaacagtcagataagTCAGTCAGTCGAAGCACAGTACGTATTACTCCGTGACGCTCCTGACTACGGAAGCAGTAATGTGACTAAAATGTTTTGACAGAGCGCTGTGTTCCAAAATCACTTAGTCAGTCAGCGCAACAAGAATTAATCTATAATTAATCCACTAGAGGGAGCGGTTTTACTCCAGAACAATATATACTGTAGTTCTTTTTTAAACgagtttttaaaagatatttttcgGCCGTATAGTCCTTAAAATACGATAACTTGTTGAATATTATGCTTCAGAAATGTTAGATGAATTTTCCTCATGATAATTTATTGCCAGAGTTTCAGTTTTTAGGTGTGCAATACTACCTATATTCTACAGATTATTTCAAATTCTCTTCTTTCTATGGATTTAATGACATACAAACCCTCAAAATACCATTTAGCCAAAACGCTCTGCTACAGTTTATATTCACAGCCGCCATATTGGATTTACGCTCAATCTTGTCAAAGATGTTatacatgaaatgtttttttttccccaattccTTTGTCtgacttccatccatccattttcttacacccttgtccctagtggagtcaggaggtgctggtgctgatctccagctaacgttctgggcaacacagagacagacaggacaaacaaccatgcacacacacctagggagaattcagagagaccaattaacctgacagtcatgtttttggactatgGGAGGATGCCGGAGCACCCACGCAAACATGCACagatgcaaactccatgcagaaagaccccgggccgggaatcgaacccaggacctttttgctgcaaggcaacagtgctaccaactgctccactgtgcagccccattGTCTGACTTAACTtgtaaatttctgttttctaataaaaaaggaagaagccATTTAGTGTTTACTTTTAGAAGCAGTGTCATTAGCATAGCTAGCTTTGTGTTTATGCTAGCAgtagcacaaacacaaatatagaAGAAATAGTAAGAAAAACTGGATATCCTCTCTCCTCACAttacacaaatatattttataaactgaaCTCATGAAAACTGATTCTTATTGCTGctttaattgaattgaaagaACCTCCAGTTTCTAAACTCATGACATGTGTATTGTTTCAtcaagtaaacaaaataaaaaggagtaATTTAGCATAATATGCTAAGGGTTTCTTTCACTGACTAAAAGCAGTGACATTTGGTAATGAGACCTTTTCATTCTGGAGTGAATTCAGCCACAGAAGTTTGGAGTCACGGAAAAATGTAAGGAAGAACAGACGCCAGGGAAAACTAccgggaaaaaaacaactgcagaaGCCAGATTTTTATGTCTGAACCTGCAGACTTTCTTTACACGTCAGGTTTTCATCTGCCCGTTTATTTCCACCTTAGTGATCTTACATCAACAAGTGGAAAAACTGATAGTCAAAGTTTATTGAAAGGATAAATCACACAAGATATTACAGAAGAATACAGAATTAGTACATAAAAGGTTCTACTCaatttttgcatcttttaatttaaatgccATAAAGTTTAGACCAGCGGTTCTCAGACTGAGACAAACTTGATTTGGTGtgtaaatgaggaaaaaatttgATGCTtaaccaatattttatttccaggaAAGGTGCCAGCACCTTTATTCATACTTAATTCAGTGAGTATTAAATAAACCATCTTAAAtccatttaattgttttgtttttaataaaatggaCTGTATTCCTCCTGGTTTTACTGCAACCACAAGGAATGCGGCAAATGACATACCAGTACATcacttttgtcaaaaataaaacccactgTGACCTCCACATCTCATTTTGGTCAGGATGCAGCTGAAAATCACTGGTTTAAAGTCGTCTTTAGAGTAGCAGGCAGCAGGGAGAGtgcaaacacaaagcagctgaaacaaagTGCAGAGTCCATCTTGAGATAAACGGGATCAAACCAGAGGTGGTAAAAGTACTCAGTCTCTACTCATGTAGAAGTACAGATACTTGTATGAAAGAAAACTAGTAAAAGTAAAGGCTGGActgttttactcaagtaaaagtaaaaaagtagaATACTTTAGTCATACAAAATACGTTACTTTTAAGAGCTCACAAGATGCTCTGTGTTggtataaagataaaaatactgATACGgtcatgtttttcttaaagcaaAATCTCAATTAGGGTGATTTAATTGGACAAAGCAGAGAATTTGTCACTAATCGTTCTTTGAGTCAACAACAtggaaggattttttaaaatgaggctACTGACAGAGAATGTTTTGCGTctccaaatgtatttttctgttgttcatGATGTCACTCAGGTTAAAGCAAtggtgtccaaaccttttaCCTCATGGGCCAAAACTGTCAAACTGAAAGCAACTGGGGGCCACAAAAGACAGATTTGTaaaaagattttctaaaaaaaattgagaaaatccAACATAatagtttattaaaataaacaagtctGACTTCTGTAGAAAAGCAAGCGGTAAATGATTGTCGATCTCAAACACAAAATCTAGCAGGTttgataaaacagaacaaaaaatacagacaaTATCTTAAATGTTGAAGGATTTTCTgttatatttgaattttttgagTGTATTTTTAGCAACAACAACAGAATACCGGAGCCACATTCttctaaaatgtttccttttttaattggAGTTTACTTCAATTTTCTAAAAGTGTGCAACAAAGTCTGCTGTTGAGTAAAAGTTGCTGATTGTTTGTGGTAATGTTTGCTGTGAAACCTAATTAAATGAGTATTTGTTTTGTACCTTGCATATTTAGAAGACTTcccatgtatttctgaaaggCAGTGAATATTTCACTGCAACTTTGAGCTGCCAAGGGCCGCACAAAATCACGGCAAGGGCCACAATTTGGACACTCCTGGATTAAAGCCTCCATCCATGTTGTTTTTCTcgtgttcttcttcttcactttggTTGCGTCCAACTAATTAGTGAAATACCGACGCTATAACACTTTTTGTGCGAACGGTGGATTTCTTTCgtcattattttttcatcatatgtgaaaatataaagcGCAGAAAGTACAGATATTTCTCTTAAAATGTAGGGCGTAACAGTAAGATAAGTACTCAAGTATCTGAAAATCTACGTAAGTACAGTAACTGAGTACTTTTACTTTCTTACTTTCCACTTCTGGTTCAAACTATGTTGAACTCGCAGACTGAGGGCTTTTCTTCGCGGCAGTTCTCATCGCGCCACTTCCCGTCGGTCAACGTCATGGCAACGCAGTTCTGCGACTTGCCGCCATCCGGCTGTGGAGACCTGAAGTTGGACGTGTCCCAGTTTTTATACGTGATGCTGGAGCCAGTTTGGTCCATCCACTGGCCCTCGGTGGTCATGTCGTTGACGCCGAGCCAGACCTCCCTGTCCGGGCCGACGCTCTGACGGATGTAGTCCCGGAGCCGGTGGTTCTCCTCGCTGGAGGCGGGAGTAGCCAGGACGCCGCCCAGAGAGTTGCAGTCTTCACTGGCTGTGTGGTAGCGCTTCTTCAGAGGGTCGGCCAAGAAACATTTCCCATGGATCTTTTCACCTTTTAAACAAACTGTGACAGAAGATAAGATCAGATATTTAGATAACAAGCTTTGCTTTTATTGTCTTCTTTTGCCAACACCGTGAAAAACTATATTGATATTGAATACACAATATAAACACGTATTAGATGTTTAACATTTGCAACTAAAATAAAGCtcacatacaaaataaaatacattaatatatCGTGTGCACCTTAATTCTGCTCAAACATTGTGTCCATATCATCAACTTTAAATCTAAACCAACTTATTTTCTGGTTCTTGTCGGTAGCTATGGAAACCAAGAGCGGATGTTTTCTGCAGGCATTTTTTCCCAATGATTTTCTCGAGGTAGAgttaatttctctttttctagAGATAATGACTTAACTTACTGCTTTCCTCATACACTTTTGTAAAATGGTTTTCTCAAGTTAACGGGTTAATTCCAAAATACTATCTTGAGATAACAacttaatttacttttttctgcgTATACTTTTTCCCAAGGTTTTCTCAAGATTATGAGTTATTTTCCTAATAGTTTCCTTGAGTTAACAGCTTACTTACCTGATGGTTTTCTCAAGATAATGACTTTCAATTTCAATTTCCAGTTTTCTCTacataatttaatttcctgATGGTTTTCTTGAGTTATTCTCCTGCTTTCCACTTACACTTTTTCCCAACGTTTTTCTAGAAATAACAGTTAATTTCCAGTGTTCTAGCAATAACGACTTAATTTCTCAGATAATCTTAAGAAATCAGACTTTGTTTTCTCAAGCTAAGGAGACGATTGGAGTGTTTTAAACCTGATTTCATCCTTTAATTAAAGCCACAACAATTTATATAGAGATTGACTCTTTATCTCGAGAAAACCATCGGGAAAAagttaatgtggaaaatgtcGACTCTTGGCTTCCATAGATATCATTCTGTAGTGTGTATCTCTttatcaatcagtcaatcaatcaatcaggtGTATTTGcatagaacatttcagcaacaaggttgttcaaattactttacattataaaaacattaaaaacaaatcaacaactgaaacaaaaacaatcattaatTGGTCATGTGCACAGTGTATTATCACCTCTCAGTGCAATACACAACTCCACCAACAGATGTCAGTAGTACAACACAAGATAAATTATATCCTCAGTACttacaaagaaaatgtgcaCATATATGAACATTTCCTCTGTATAGCCTTAAGCCCCACAGTCAGGACTTAAAAGTGCTTAATGACATTTTAGAAGGCGCAAAATAAATAAGCACTTTTTCCCCCAATTCTGGGTAAAAGGGACAAAGAGCAAGAAATAATCTGAATGCAAAAAGTAAGAATCATAACTTCTCAGTGTGATTAGATCACAGATGTAGAAGGGTAACAACTCAGTCATGGtcttataaataaaaacgtAAAAATGTTTATCCCAATGATAGacagaatcttttttttaattctgtctCACATTGGGGCCATTTTGTGTCCCTAATGTTGCTCAAACttagaaaacaacagaacatcCTTT from Xiphophorus hellerii strain 12219 chromosome 13, Xiphophorus_hellerii-4.1, whole genome shotgun sequence includes:
- the cdcp1b gene encoding CUB domain-containing protein 1, producing the protein MVNMRFCGACALLALLFVSSLDSSESLQTTVKPNKGSDVTVSSQQPDCTVCTISGVNDSQTSCQLSLKLEPEKEVKLLFKCPQPVEQSYNVTITSLIECTKDACKPATVEVQSSLLSEFSRTFTWKLKAPEKTLVSLKVLGNGLSRTPHPCSDGRQYSVVTSETSKEVPTQYCGGGSETQLDLSDQAVVSLEAKPNTQVESVLFQALAAPMKRAMTVTIGPASTVVLTRDPGKVECEVCVTSGASPDCHATEKTLKSAEKLPLEFRCLKPEDVFTMTMTTKIECTQTSCTPASAEMDLDLFKGFKKTLTWDVTVPDRTVLTLEFPGLKEKPASENCGDGIQYTVSTTRTDGQRGTSSYCKDGTASQLELLGNTAVTVDVSKEGELGRTVFSSTAAPRRGRSMYVTSDPNTNLIITKEDQKSDCQSCVMEASQKNCKSPTRLKNPRNASVEFTCLHPQNVFAVEINRDCSKTSCLGNTIQAQKEFFPNFNRTFTWDIKVESTQAFHLDFPGTGLRQIPNEGTCPDGHTYSVILYLHRAAPATIGTFCKGGTVTSVLGQFKGRVTLTVPSDVTLDPLDFQLKVGPKSEATAIVKVNLPRGVSDTEIITPNYPKDFPDDEQILWEFSIPGMHNYSVQFSEHSAPECLNEGEVVVVEYQKEGMKPTRTALTDPQPQHQQGGFNLTLKNCKTNQTLPGLSLRYTVSVIRSGHPVLCTVDLTKQEVSVQIEKVGSDPLCEMRKDSVETKTINVAKGETAKLSFLDCPSEDLRLTASKVIACADASLCTSTPLSLPTLDSCLPIPLHSFSWLFTIPHEATLDLVSPTGSLRQSLPGQECDPSSVLSVAENDGSFIGDFCSNGVIQKLQVHSNISITATPRDVRSNEPLLNVSVSPEIKEAIIYRISPNLMFPTILATPNWPNGMKPHSSVSWVVDLPWMYHALIKFVISGLECEKGHARINMKHQEGGNDLLDIDESEKMRTENMTAHQSFYLNMTNCQPEGRDQFDVKATIVLEKKTNLLAILIGLVGAVLLLLLILAIVCVVVRKKKSKMNSQNSIYMGKGNIFRPNDRHFVKTRADNDSHVYDYIDETMVYGHLLNDSESLPNGMQVDSYQTFTGPTDRTLPVVKEPDPEPEKGQYQSFLSPSDTFMPPRPRTPIERQDSLGFQDRRMMDNELYTFKSTGDMNTIRLSGVDMEPQPSIMEESL
- the clec3bb gene encoding tetranectin, with product MEFRGFSVLLGILLLIHCSLQQTATRKKPVKKDTLPDSAVVELQKQIEEIVQDLNLLKEKQALQTVCLKGEKIHGKCFLADPLKKRYHTASEDCNSLGGVLATPASSEENHRLRDYIRQSVGPDREVWLGVNDMTTEGQWMDQTGSSITYKNWDTSNFRSPQPDGGKSQNCVAMTLTDGKWRDENCREEKPSVCEFNIV